Proteins from a genomic interval of Equus quagga isolate Etosha38 chromosome 11, UCLA_HA_Equagga_1.0, whole genome shotgun sequence:
- the ALDOC gene encoding fructose-bisphosphate aldolase C, with product MPHSYPALSAEQKKELSDIALRIVAPGKGILAADESVGSMAKRLSQIGVENTEENRRLYRQVLFSADDRVKKCIGGVIFFHETLYQKDDNGVPFVRTIQDKGIVVGIKVDKGVVPLAGTDGETTTQGLDGLSERCAQYKKDGADFAKWRCVLKISERTPSALAILENANVLARYASICQQNGIVPIVEPEILPDGDHDLKRCQYVTEKVLAAVYKALSDHHVYLEGTLLKPNMVTPGHACPIKYSPEEIAMATVTALRRSVPPAVPGVTFLSGGQSEEEASLNLNAINRCPLPRPWALTFSYGRALQASALNAWRGQQDNAGAATEEFIKRAEVNGLAAQGKYEGSGEDGGAAAQSLYIANHAY from the exons ATGCCTCACTCGTACCCAGCCCTTTCTGCCGAGCAGAAAAAGGAGTTGTCCGACATTGCCCTTCGGATTGTGGCCCCAGGCAAAGGCATTCTGGCCGCAGATGAGTCTGTAG GCAGCATGGCCAAGCGGCTGAGCCAGATCGGGGTGGAGAACACAGAGGAGAACCGCCGTTTGTACCGCCAGGTCTTGTTCAGTGCCGATGACCGTGTGAAGAAGTGCATTGGAGGTGTCATCTTCTTCCATGAGACACTCTACCAGAAAGATGATAATGGTGTCCCCTTCGTCCGTACCATCCAGGATAAGGGCATTGTCGTGGGCATCAAG GTTGACAAGGGTGTAGTGCCTCTAGCCGGGACTGATGGAGAAACCACCACTCAAG GGCTGGATGGGCTCTCGGAACGCTGTGCCCAGTACAAGAAGGATGGTGCAGACTTCGCCAAGTGGCGCTGTGTGCTGAAAATCAGCGAGCGCACACCCTCAGCACTTGCCATTCTGGAGAATGCCAATGTGCTGGCCCGCTATGCCAGCATCTGCCAGCag AATGGCATTGTGCCTATTGTGGAACCAGAAATCCTGCCTGATGGAGACCATGACCTCAAACGTTGCCAGTATGTTACAGAGAAG GTCCTAGCTGCTGTGTACAAGGCCCTGAGTGACCATCATGTGTACCTAGAGGGGACCCTGCTCAAGCCCAACATGGTGACCCCTGGCCATGCCTGTCCCATTAAGTATAGCCCAGAGGAGATTGCCATGGCAACTGTCACTGCCCTGCGTCGCTCTGTGCCCCCAGCTGTCCCAG GAGTGACCTTCCTGTCTGGGGGTCAGAGTGAAGAGGAGGCATCACTCAACCTCAATGCTATCAACCGCTGCCCTCTTCCCCGGCCCTGGGCCCTCACCTTCTCCTATGGACGGGCCCTGCAGGCCTCTGCACTCAATGCCTGGCGAGGGCAACAGGACAATGCTGGGGCCGCCACTGAGGAGTTTATCAAGCGGGCTGAG GTGAATGGGCTTGCAGCCCAGGGCAAGTATGAAGGAAGTGGAGAAGATGGTGGAGCAGCAGCACAGTCCCTCTACATTGCCAACCATGCCTACTGA